One window of the Branchiostoma lanceolatum isolate klBraLanc5 chromosome 3, klBraLanc5.hap2, whole genome shotgun sequence genome contains the following:
- the LOC136430390 gene encoding pantothenate kinase 3-like encodes MAENGAAEPAMDGPTTRRPRLGSMSRPPFPWFGMDIGGTLAKLVYYEPTDITPDEAEAERDSLKSIRKYLTSNVAYGKEGIRDTHLEMKNLALCGRKGNLHFIRFPTAGMERFLHMGHEKNFSSLHTTFCATGGGAYRFEEDFLQIAGLQLNKLDELDCLIHGIHYIDSNKFNGSSECYWYKNPTREDLCEKMPFDFRNPYPYIVVNIGSGVSILAVYSQDDYKRISGTSLGGGTFLGLCCLLTGCDTFEDAIEMAANGNSNNVDKLVKDIYGGDYTRFALSGDTVASSFGNMHIKEKREAANKEDLARATLVTITNNIGSIARMCALTEKIERVVFVGNFLRVNPISMKLLADAMDFWSSGQLKALFLEHEGYFGAVGALLQLTKTSPFDLPVDQ; translated from the exons CATTTCCCTGGTTCGGAATGGACATTGGAGGAACTCTGGCCAAGTTGGTGTACTATGAGCCCACAGACATTACGCCTGATGAGGCTGAGGCAGAACGAGACAGCCTGAAGTCTATCCGTAAATATCTGACCTCCAATGTGGCGTACGGCAAAGAGGGGATACGGGACACTCATCTCGAAATGAAGAACTTGGCTCTATGTGGACGGAAGGGAAACTTGCACTTCATCCGCTTCCCCACAGCAGGGATGGAGCGTTTTCTTCACATGGGCCATGAGAAGAACTTCTCAAGTCTCCACACAACTTTCTGTGCCACGGGAGGCGGGGCCTACCGCTTTGAGGAGGACTTTTTGCAG ATTGCAGGTTTGCAGTTGAACAAGCTTGATGAGCTGGACTGTCTGATCCATGGTATCCACTACATAGATTCCAATAAATTCAATGGCAGCTCAGAGTGTTACTGGTATAAGAACCCCACGAGAGAGGACTTGTGCGAGAAGATGCCATTTGACTTCCGTAACCCATACCCCTACATCGTGGTGAACATAGGGTCAGGGGTTAGCATCCTTGCTGTGTATTCGCAGGACGACTACAAGAGAATCAGTGGAACCAG CCTTGGTGGTGGAACATTCCTTGGGCTGTGTTGCCTGCTCACAGGCTGTGACACATTCGAGGATGCGATAGAAATGGCGGCAAACGGGAACAGTAATAATGTGGACAAGTTGGTCAAGGACATCTACGGTGGTGATTACACACGCTTTGCGCTCTCTGGAGACACTGTTGCATCAAG TTTTGGCAACATGCACATCAAGGAGAAGAGGGAAGCTGCCAACAAGGAGGACCTGGCACGAGCGACACTTGTCACCATCACTAACAACATCGGCTCCATAGCCCGCATGTGTGCCCTCACTGAG aaaattGAACGTGTGGTGTTTGTTGGGAACTTCTTGCGAGTGAACCCCATCTCCATGAAGCTTCTGGCTGATGCCATGGACTTCTGGTCAAGCGGACAACTCAAGGCACTTTTTCTGGAACATGAG GGTTACTTTGGAGCTGTAGGTGCACTTCTACAACTCACAAAGACATCTCCATTTGATCTACCTGTCGACCAATGA